One region of Burkholderia cepacia ATCC 25416 genomic DNA includes:
- a CDS encoding PRTRC system ThiF family protein, with protein sequence MSELIIHSIPADMIRRPWRVVVVGAGGTGSAFLPSLARLHHAMIELGHPGGIECTVYDDDTVSDTNVGRQGFYPNDVGHYKALLLVNRLNNLMGTNWVAEPRRVDSSVRIVADIVVGCVDSRRARHAIMQAAKRGSCHYYLDCGNETDRGQVILGELGRARHDRLPHVGDLFPDLLNARNDKDDDTPSCSMADALRKQSLVINQAISVQAFNLLWTLYRRGSLAYSAVFVNLATGRTNPVPIDPVAWARFGYDAPKPKKARRRKGVDPMDPHMPW encoded by the coding sequence ATGAGCGAGTTGATCATTCACAGTATTCCGGCCGACATGATCCGCCGGCCGTGGCGCGTCGTGGTTGTTGGAGCAGGCGGGACTGGGAGCGCGTTTCTTCCCAGTCTTGCGCGGCTGCATCACGCCATGATCGAGCTCGGCCACCCTGGCGGGATCGAGTGCACGGTGTACGACGACGACACGGTTAGCGACACCAATGTCGGGCGGCAGGGGTTCTATCCCAATGACGTCGGGCATTACAAGGCGCTGCTGCTCGTGAATCGGCTCAACAACCTGATGGGAACAAACTGGGTTGCGGAGCCGCGTCGTGTCGACTCATCGGTGCGTATTGTGGCCGATATCGTGGTGGGTTGCGTCGACTCACGCCGCGCGCGGCACGCCATTATGCAGGCCGCGAAGCGGGGGAGCTGTCATTACTACCTCGACTGCGGCAATGAGACGGATCGCGGCCAGGTCATTCTTGGCGAACTCGGCCGGGCCCGGCACGACAGATTGCCCCACGTGGGTGATCTGTTCCCGGACCTGCTGAACGCGCGGAACGACAAGGACGACGACACGCCATCGTGCTCGATGGCCGACGCGCTGCGCAAGCAGTCGTTGGTCATCAATCAGGCGATTTCGGTCCAGGCATTCAACCTGCTCTGGACGCTCTATCGGAGGGGGTCGTTGGCGTACTCCGCAGTGTTTGTGAATCTGGCAACGGGAAGAACGAATCCAGTGCCCATCGATCCGGTGGCTTGGGCGCGCTTCGGGTATGACGCGCCAAAGCCGAAGAAGGCGAGGCGTCGGAAGGGCGTGGACCCGATGGATCCGCATATGCCGTGGTAA
- a CDS encoding PRTRC system protein A: protein MNPLDTVLQQSFPSVMVPSREAVVPMTRSGERLLITSDGVYLEVLRPWVRVVRRIAQYAVSTAVPYGKVEETTALLCGQIPAALVAEFHAMARAALPNEVGAWIVWNSETGAFRIVALPSLSHGPGHLVYERPRLADGEWLVVDCHSHGTGRAFFSRTDNEDDQHDVKFAFVLGHCDRTPSVALRLCAKGIFEKFERVPESWAATLTTVVV from the coding sequence ATGAATCCGCTCGATACCGTTCTCCAACAGTCCTTCCCGTCGGTGATGGTTCCGTCGCGGGAGGCCGTTGTCCCGATGACGCGTTCGGGGGAACGCCTGCTCATCACATCGGATGGCGTCTATCTCGAAGTCCTGCGTCCATGGGTGCGCGTGGTGCGTCGCATCGCGCAGTACGCAGTCTCGACAGCTGTCCCGTACGGGAAGGTCGAAGAGACGACGGCGCTCTTGTGCGGGCAGATTCCTGCCGCGCTCGTCGCGGAGTTTCATGCGATGGCCCGGGCGGCGCTGCCAAACGAGGTCGGCGCGTGGATTGTCTGGAACAGCGAGACCGGTGCGTTCCGCATCGTTGCGTTGCCGTCGCTGTCGCACGGGCCGGGGCATCTGGTCTATGAGCGGCCGCGACTGGCAGACGGTGAATGGCTGGTAGTAGATTGCCATTCCCATGGCACGGGCCGGGCGTTTTTCTCACGCACGGACAATGAGGATGACCAGCACGACGTGAAGTTTGCATTCGTGCTGGGCCATTGCGATCGTACGCCGTCGGTCGCGCTGCGGCTTTGCGCGAAAGGCATCTTCGAGAAGTTCGAACGCGTGCCCGAGTCATGGGCGGCCACGCTGACGACGGTGGTGGTGTGA
- a CDS encoding PRTRC system protein B, translated as MSGISAGRTGSDVALSQALLLYTSKDGAHFATAHAVIADRKSGRPVIGAGRPLDRKVLVQTLQQLAEHVAPRAEFLPATVLGVSPEAVTWWCPPAMRRVFFECENLGKRSAVVPHPGLVFQASNLGFRVFAVACSDRPVRETPLFEPPYFNTWDMGRICIGSAQVPKRVDVASIDGWEAGFFDSAFTHPNAGGKRIEYKDGEYAFWRDMLDGKFGETFPLNALVPMRRTLEQLVNGQVGRGA; from the coding sequence ATGTCTGGTATCTCGGCCGGAAGAACCGGTTCGGATGTCGCGTTGTCGCAAGCGTTGTTGCTCTATACGAGCAAGGACGGTGCGCATTTTGCGACAGCCCACGCTGTCATCGCTGACCGCAAAAGCGGTCGACCCGTCATTGGCGCCGGTCGGCCGCTCGACCGGAAGGTGCTTGTTCAAACGCTTCAGCAGCTCGCCGAGCACGTCGCACCGCGGGCGGAGTTTCTACCAGCGACAGTGCTCGGGGTGTCGCCTGAAGCAGTCACGTGGTGGTGTCCGCCAGCGATGCGCCGGGTGTTCTTCGAATGCGAGAACCTTGGTAAGCGAAGCGCCGTTGTGCCGCATCCGGGGCTGGTGTTCCAAGCCTCGAATCTTGGCTTTCGCGTGTTCGCGGTGGCATGCAGCGATCGCCCCGTTCGCGAGACGCCGTTGTTCGAACCGCCGTACTTCAACACCTGGGACATGGGCCGGATCTGCATCGGCAGCGCGCAGGTTCCTAAGCGTGTGGATGTGGCGTCGATCGATGGCTGGGAAGCCGGGTTCTTCGATTCGGCCTTCACGCATCCGAACGCCGGTGGCAAACGGATCGAGTACAAGGACGGCGAGTACGCGTTCTGGCGCGACATGCTCGACGGCAAGTTCGGCGAGACGTTTCCTCTCAACGCGCTGGTGCCGATGAGACGGACGCTCGAGCAGCTGGTCAACGGCCAAGTCGGGAGGGGCGCATGA